The Chlorocebus sabaeus isolate Y175 chromosome 6, mChlSab1.0.hap1, whole genome shotgun sequence genome has a segment encoding these proteins:
- the KLK15 gene encoding kallikrein-15 isoform X1, with amino-acid sequence MWLLLTLSFLLASSAQDGDKLLEGDECAPHSQPWQVALYERGRFNCGASLISPHWVLSAAHCQTRFMRVRLGEHNLRKRDGPEQLRTASRVIPHPRYEARSHRHDIMLLRLVQPARLTPQVRPVVLPTRCPHPGEACVVSGWGLVSHIEPGTTRSPQSQVSLPDTLHCANISIISDTSCDKSYPGRLTNTMVCAGAEGRGAESCEGDSGGPLVCGGVLQGIVSWGDVPCDNTTKPGVYTKVCHYLKWIRETMKRN; translated from the exons ATGTGGCTTCTCCTCACTCTCTCCTTCCTGCTGGCATCCTCAG CCCAGGATGGTGACAAGTTGCTGGAAGGTGACGAGTGTGCACCCCACTCCCAGCCATGGCAAGTGGCCCTCTACGAGCGTGGACGCTTTAACTGTGGCGCTTCCCTCATCTCCCCACACTGGGTGCTATCTGCGGCCCACTGCCAAACCCG CTTCATGAGAGTGCGCCTGGGGGAGCACAACCTGCGCAAGCGCGATGGCCCAGAGCAACTACGGACCGCGTCTCGGGTCATCCCACACCCGCGCTACGAAGCGCGCAGCCACCGCCACGACATCATGTTGCTGCGTCTAGTCCAGCCCGCACGCCTGACCCCCCAGGTGCGCCCCGTGGTGCTACCCACGCGTTGCCCCCACCCGGGGGAGGCCTGTGTGGTGTCTGGCTGGGGCCTGGTGTCCCACATCGAGCCTGGGACCACCCGGAGCCCCCAGTCACAAG TGAGTCTCCCAGATACGTTGCATTGTGCCAACATCAGCATTATCTCGGACACGTCTTGTGACAAGAGCTACCCAGGGCGCCTGACGAACACCATGGTGTGTGCAGGCGCGGAGGGCAGAGGCGCAGAATCCTGTGAG GGTGACTCCGGGGGACCCCTGGTCTGTGGGGGCGTCCTGCAGGGCATTGTGTCCTGGGGTGATGTCCCTTGTGACaacaccaccaagcctggtgtCTATACCAAAGTCTGCCACTACTTGAAGTGGATCAGGGAAACCATGAAGAGGAACTGA
- the KLK15 gene encoding kallikrein-15 isoform X2, with the protein MWLLLTLSFLLASSAQDGDKLLEGDECAPHSQPWQVALYERGRFNCGASLISPHWVLSAAHCQTRFMRVRLGEHNLRKRDGPEQLRTASRVIPHPRYEARSHRHDIMLLRLVQPARLTPQVRPVVLPTRCPHPGEACVVSGWGLVSHIEPGTTRSPQSQG; encoded by the exons ATGTGGCTTCTCCTCACTCTCTCCTTCCTGCTGGCATCCTCAG CCCAGGATGGTGACAAGTTGCTGGAAGGTGACGAGTGTGCACCCCACTCCCAGCCATGGCAAGTGGCCCTCTACGAGCGTGGACGCTTTAACTGTGGCGCTTCCCTCATCTCCCCACACTGGGTGCTATCTGCGGCCCACTGCCAAACCCG CTTCATGAGAGTGCGCCTGGGGGAGCACAACCTGCGCAAGCGCGATGGCCCAGAGCAACTACGGACCGCGTCTCGGGTCATCCCACACCCGCGCTACGAAGCGCGCAGCCACCGCCACGACATCATGTTGCTGCGTCTAGTCCAGCCCGCACGCCTGACCCCCCAGGTGCGCCCCGTGGTGCTACCCACGCGTTGCCCCCACCCGGGGGAGGCCTGTGTGGTGTCTGGCTGGGGCCTGGTGTCCCACATCGAGCCTGGGACCACCCGGAGCCCCCAGTCACAAG GGTGA